One Schistocerca cancellata isolate TAMUIC-IGC-003103 chromosome 1, iqSchCanc2.1, whole genome shotgun sequence genomic region harbors:
- the LOC126089773 gene encoding holotricin-3-like, whose product MRCLTQIALAAALCVLLLSWTDASPTPDVNEEAVKVHEEKVPSEEVPAASQAAEGEAAARVKRGGGGCRTCGGGGGGHGGGHGGGLGGGHHGGGGFGGGGSGSYSQSSSQASSSSSSGSFGGGIGGGKHGHGK is encoded by the exons ATGAGGTGCCTGACACAGATCGCTCTTGCAGCGGCGCTCTGCGTCCTCCTGCTCTCCTGGACGG ATGCTTCACCGACGCCAGATGTTAATGAAGAAGCCGTGAAAGTTCACGAAGAGAAGGTACCATCTGAAGAAGTACCAGCTGCTTCTCAGGCTGCAGAAG GTGAAGCAGCAGCACGTGTGAAGCGCGGAGGCGGCGGCTGCAGGACGtgcggaggcggcggtggcggccacGGAGGTGGCCACGGAGGCGGCCTCGGAGGCGGCCATCACGGGGGCGGCGGCTTTGGGGGCGGCGGCAGCGGTAGCTACTCCCAGAGTAGCTCCCAggcctccagctccagctccagcggcAGCTTTGGAGGTGGCATTGGGGGTGGCAAGCA TGGACATGGAAAGTGA